A part of Neovison vison isolate M4711 chromosome 8, ASM_NN_V1, whole genome shotgun sequence genomic DNA contains:
- the RDH14 gene encoding retinol dehydrogenase 14 yields MAVATVAALLAALGGALWLAARRFVGPTVQRLHGGGNSSLMHGKTVLITGANSGLGRATAAELLRLGARVIMGCRDRARAEEAAGQLRRELREAGGPEPGSDAGEAGELVVKELDLASLRSVRAFCQEMLQEEPRLDVLINNAGIFQCPYMKTEDGFEMQFGVNHLGHFLLTNLLLGLLKSSAPSRIVVVSSKLYKYGDINFEDLNSEQSYNKSFCYSRSKLANILFTRELARRLEGTNVTVNVLHPGIVRTNLGRHIHIPLLVKPLFNLVSWAFFKSPVEGAQTSVYLASSPEVEGVSGKYFGDCKEEELLPKAMDESVARKLWDISEVMVGLLK; encoded by the exons ATGGCCGTGGCTACTGTAGCTGCACTCCTGGCCGCCCTGGGTGGGGCCCTGTGGCTGGCGGCCCGACGGTTCGTGGGGCCCACTGTCCAGCGCCTGCACGGAGGCGGAAACTCGAGCCTCATGCACGGGAAGACCGTGCTGATCACGGGGGCGAACAGCGGCCTGGGCCGCGCCACGGCCGCCGAGCTGCTGCGCCTGGGGGCGAGGGTGATCATGGGCTGCCGCGACCGTGCGCGCGCCGAGGAGGCCGCGGGTCAGCTCCGCCGCGAGCTCCGCGAGGCCGGGGGCCCGGAGCCCGGCTCTGACGCCGGCGAGGCCGGGGAGCTCGTCGTCAAGGAGTTGGACCTCGCCTCGCTGCGCTCGGTGCGCGCCTTCTGTCAGGAGATGCTCCAG GAAGAACCTAGACTGGACGTCTTAATCAACAACGCAGGAATCTTCCAGTGCCCTTATATGAAGACCGAAGATGGGTTTGAGATGCAGTTTGGCGTGAACCATCTGGGGCACTTTCTACTCACCAATCTTCTCCTTGGACTCCTCAAAAGTTCAGCTCCCAGCAGGATTGTGGTAGTTTCTTCCAAACTTTATAAATATGGAGACATCAACTTTGAAGACTTGAACAGTGAACAGAGCTATAATAAAAGCTTTTGTTACAGTCGGAGCAAACTGGCTAACATTCTTTTTACCAGAGAACTAGCCCGCCGCTTAGAAGGCACAAACGTGACTGTCAACGTGTTACACCCTGGTATTGTGCGGACTAATCTTGGCAGGCACATCCACATTCCACTGTTGGTCAAACCACTTTTCAATTTGGTGTCATGGGCTTTTTTCAAAAGCCCAGTAGAAGGTGCCCAGACTTCAGTTTATTTAGCCTCTTCACCTGAGGTAGAAGGTGTGTCAGGAAAGTACTTTGGAGATTGTAAAGAGGAAGAACTATTGCCCAAAGCTATGGATGAGTCTGTGGCGAGAAAGCTCTGGGATATCAGTGAAGTAATGGTTGGCCTTTTAAAATAG